In Trueperaceae bacterium, a single genomic region encodes these proteins:
- a CDS encoding membrane protein insertion efficiency factor YidD: MNLLGQLFIFLIRTYQRLFSQLKLQPTCRFHPTCSSYALQAIEAYGPLKGLYLSLRRLLKCQPFHPGGYDPVRIHSHTEEF, translated from the coding sequence GTGAACCTTCTTGGCCAGCTATTTATTTTCTTGATCCGTACTTATCAACGGTTGTTCTCTCAGTTAAAACTACAACCTACGTGTCGTTTCCACCCAACGTGCAGCTCTTATGCGCTGCAGGCTATTGAGGCTTACGGCCCTTTGAAGGGGCTCTATCTTTCTTTGCGACGTCTTCTTAAATGTCAACCTTTTCACCCAGGGGGATATGACCCAGTGAGAATTCACAGTCATACGGAGGAATTTTGA